From a region of the Gemmatimonadota bacterium genome:
- a CDS encoding D-cysteine desulfhydrase family protein: MAVTREDLQAAIDRFPRTELADLPTPLDNCPRFSEALGGKVRMMVKRDDLTGLAFGGNKTRKFDLALGDAVAQGATALITGAASQSNHARQAAAAAARLGMKCVLVNRHDHRSQMGIQGNQLLDNILGADVRLVVDGVDQNEVKERVVEELTAQGEKPYLIGQRAVVLGTVAYVGCVLEIVAQLEAMDARADFICTASGHGTHAGLALGVKALGLPIQTQGFSPSKGDEAQRKARLAEVANEAAELLDLDVRLRAEELENTDAYVGENYGIVTEAGLNALHLLARTEGILLDPVYTSKAMSGVIDRIQTGEIPEGSTVVYVHTGGNPALFAYAPELISHGDYRQNLVTG; the protein is encoded by the coding sequence ATGGCTGTTACACGGGAGGATTTACAGGCTGCTATTGATCGGTTTCCGCGTACGGAATTGGCGGATTTGCCGACGCCGTTGGACAATTGTCCGCGGTTTTCAGAGGCGCTGGGTGGGAAGGTGCGGATGATGGTGAAGCGGGATGATTTGACGGGGCTGGCTTTTGGAGGGAACAAGACGCGAAAGTTTGATCTGGCGCTGGGAGATGCGGTGGCGCAAGGGGCTACGGCGTTGATAACGGGCGCGGCGTCACAGTCGAATCACGCGCGGCAGGCGGCGGCAGCGGCTGCCAGGCTGGGGATGAAGTGCGTGCTGGTGAACCGACACGATCACCGCAGCCAGATGGGTATTCAGGGCAATCAGTTGCTGGACAATATTCTGGGGGCGGATGTACGGCTGGTGGTGGATGGCGTGGATCAGAATGAGGTGAAGGAGCGGGTTGTGGAGGAACTGACGGCGCAGGGAGAGAAGCCCTATTTGATCGGGCAGCGTGCGGTGGTGCTGGGTACGGTGGCTTATGTGGGCTGTGTGCTGGAAATTGTGGCGCAGCTTGAAGCGATGGATGCACGGGCGGATTTTATCTGTACCGCGTCTGGGCACGGGACACATGCGGGGCTGGCATTGGGCGTGAAGGCGCTGGGGTTGCCGATTCAGACGCAGGGGTTTTCGCCCAGCAAGGGGGATGAGGCACAGCGGAAGGCGAGATTGGCAGAGGTGGCTAACGAGGCGGCAGAGCTTCTGGATCTGGATGTTCGATTGCGGGCAGAGGAGTTGGAGAATACGGATGCGTACGTGGGTGAGAATTACGGGATTGTGACGGAGGCGGGACTAAATGCGTTGCACCTGCTGGCGCGGACAGAGGGGATTTTGCTCGATCCGGTCTATACGAGCAAGGCGATGTCGGGGGTGATTGACCGGATTCAGACGGGAGAGATTCCAGAGGGTTCTACAGTGGTGTACGTGCATACAGGTGGGAATCCCGCGCTGTTCGCGTATGCGCCAGAGCTGATTTCACACGGGGATTATCGGCAAAATCTCGTGACGGGTTGA